From Paenibacillus graminis, a single genomic window includes:
- a CDS encoding carbohydrate ABC transporter permease, with the protein MSSKTARRIGSKLLFYIPLALTLILVLVPFLWAISTSLKRESDIMSPVIHYLPQPITFANYISVWNENSFSQYFLNSVLVSVMSVVVITLLSVMNGYAMSRFKFKGKSAFMLILLATQMMPVILFVIPLFLIFKNLGLINTPYSLVLFYIVLQVPFNTILMQGFISSTPKEIDEAGMVDGAGRFRIIMTIIAPIVLPGIVATSAFAFIGVWNEFLVAFSFITTPDRFTIPIGLKFMIGEFSVQYASLAAGSIIGLIPPVLLFMYIQRYLVEGLGGAVKG; encoded by the coding sequence ATGAGTAGCAAAACCGCCCGCCGGATCGGGAGCAAACTGCTGTTTTACATTCCGCTGGCCTTGACGCTGATCCTTGTGCTTGTGCCTTTTCTATGGGCAATTTCTACTTCCTTAAAAAGAGAATCGGACATTATGAGCCCCGTGATTCATTATCTGCCGCAGCCCATTACCTTTGCAAATTATATCAGTGTGTGGAACGAAAATAGCTTCTCGCAGTATTTTCTGAACAGTGTGCTGGTATCGGTCATGTCGGTCGTAGTGATTACCCTTCTGTCCGTAATGAACGGCTACGCGATGAGCCGCTTTAAGTTCAAGGGAAAAAGCGCGTTCATGCTGATCCTGCTCGCTACCCAAATGATGCCCGTAATCCTGTTTGTGATTCCGCTGTTTCTGATTTTTAAGAATCTCGGGCTGATCAACACTCCTTACTCACTGGTCCTTTTCTATATTGTGCTGCAGGTGCCGTTTAACACGATACTGATGCAGGGCTTCATCTCCTCCACACCAAAGGAAATTGACGAAGCTGGCATGGTCGATGGCGCAGGCCGATTCCGCATCATCATGACCATTATCGCGCCGATTGTGCTTCCGGGCATTGTGGCGACCAGTGCCTTTGCATTCATTGGGGTGTGGAATGAATTCCTGGTCGCCTTCTCCTTCATCACAACGCCGGACCGCTTTACCATCCCGATCGGGCTTAAGTTCATGATTGGGGAGTTCAGCGTGCAATACGCTTCACTCGCGGCGGGGAGCATCATCGGCCTCATCCCTCCTGTACTGCTGTTCATGTACATCCAGCGTTATTTGGTGGAAGGTCTCGGCGGTGCCGTCAAAGGCTGA
- a CDS encoding ABC transporter substrate-binding protein: protein MTRKLRGTALVAASLLLVLSGCGSDKTSNSNASAADGSANTSGKGEPATISFWAAAVTTERNAFFEKIIKQFEEENPDIKVDYLGVPGDLSAYEQKVNVAISAEQAPDIMNDFKADLLSRDVLEPLDTYFDGWADKDLISSELIASNRKLDTKEGKLYALPYSSQTWNLWLRPDWFKEAGLQLPDTWDQFFEDIAKLTDKSKDRYGLSIRGGAGSANTLEMLMYSYSGITDYFTPEGKSTINDPLHAEFLEKYLGAYNVYSPEDDLNKGWTELAATFQSNKAAIVVHNLGSASSHEKAFGGDYTKFEAVPFPKSVKGYREHPGLAPLGLTMSKTAKNKEAVWKFMTFYLSHDINSQYAKLYGEIPANKDAASDAWVQDIPYMKSASDLLNSADTHFADNPYYLPGYSNIQKKAESMIQKVMAKKMTGPEMLNEWAKLLEAEKQSYDQAQK from the coding sequence ATGACAAGAAAATTACGGGGAACAGCCCTTGTGGCCGCTTCGCTGCTGCTGGTGCTGTCCGGCTGCGGTTCGGACAAAACATCCAATTCAAATGCATCTGCAGCGGACGGGAGCGCAAACACCAGCGGCAAAGGCGAACCCGCCACGATCAGCTTCTGGGCGGCTGCGGTGACGACAGAGCGCAATGCTTTTTTTGAAAAAATCATCAAACAGTTCGAGGAGGAGAATCCGGATATCAAAGTGGACTATCTGGGGGTTCCGGGGGACCTCTCCGCCTACGAGCAAAAGGTTAACGTAGCCATCTCCGCAGAACAGGCACCGGATATCATGAATGACTTCAAAGCCGATCTGCTCTCCAGAGATGTGCTGGAACCTTTGGATACGTATTTTGACGGTTGGGCCGACAAGGATCTGATCTCTTCGGAGCTGATTGCCAGCAACCGCAAGCTGGATACGAAAGAAGGGAAATTGTATGCGCTCCCATACAGCTCACAGACCTGGAATCTCTGGCTGCGCCCTGACTGGTTCAAGGAAGCCGGCCTACAGCTGCCCGATACCTGGGATCAATTCTTCGAAGATATTGCCAAGCTCACGGATAAGTCCAAAGACCGCTATGGCCTGAGTATCCGCGGCGGTGCCGGCAGCGCCAATACGCTGGAAATGCTGATGTATTCCTACTCCGGGATTACCGATTATTTCACGCCGGAAGGAAAGTCGACGATTAACGATCCGCTGCATGCAGAGTTCCTGGAGAAATATCTGGGTGCCTACAATGTATATAGTCCGGAAGATGACTTGAATAAAGGCTGGACTGAACTGGCGGCTACCTTCCAATCCAATAAGGCAGCCATCGTGGTCCATAATCTGGGCTCGGCAAGCTCTCATGAAAAAGCCTTCGGCGGTGACTATACCAAATTCGAGGCTGTTCCGTTTCCAAAAAGTGTGAAGGGCTACCGTGAACATCCCGGTCTTGCTCCGCTTGGCCTGACCATGAGTAAAACAGCGAAGAATAAAGAAGCCGTATGGAAATTCATGACTTTCTATTTATCCCATGACATCAACAGCCAATATGCGAAGCTATATGGTGAGATTCCGGCCAACAAGGATGCCGCCTCCGATGCCTGGGTACAAGATATTCCATATATGAAATCCGCCTCCGATCTGCTGAATTCTGCAGATACCCATTTTGCCGATAACCCGTATTATTTACCGGGCTACAGCAACATTCAGAAGAAGGCTGAATCCATGATCCAAAAAGTAATGGCCAAAAAAATGACCGGACCGGAAATGCTTAACGAGTGGGCCAAGCTGCTGGAAGCTGAAAAGCAGTCCTATGATCAAGCCCAAAAGTAA
- a CDS encoding glycoside hydrolase family 43 protein → MNTPAVTDSGLWIPDQENGTYINPIIYADYSDPDVIRVGEDFFMTASSFTHIPGLPILHSRDLVNWRIVNHALPRLELPGYDKVQHGKGVWAPSLRYHEGQFWIFYATPDEGIFMTKADDPFGAWEPPHLLKAAKGWIDPCPFWDEDGQAYLVHAYAHSRSGLKHILNLCRMSPDGTTLLDDGTIIVDGTVKHPTLEGPKMYKRNGYYYIFAPAGGVPTGWQAVFRSKSIYGPYEDKIVLQQGETPVNGPHQGGWVELASGESWFIHFQDKGAYGRITHLQPMEWREDWPVMGRLAPDREVGEPVELWKKPDAAAGDVCIPQTSDDFCGTALGLQWQWQANPAPGWHRLIPGGGLRLNAAPLPRDCRTLYDTPQLLMQKLAAPAFTATVKITPRFSSCGERAGLVVLGHRAFCIALSLDPAGDLWLARYESGTADDPGRKDLDIKISAIRIQTESLYLRASFEEANGCRFSFSPEGSDFTEFGSPFRLEEGQWVGAKVGLFALSLTPGEPQGYADFERYTIS, encoded by the coding sequence ATGAATACACCTGCTGTTACAGATTCCGGACTCTGGATTCCCGATCAGGAGAACGGGACCTACATCAATCCGATTATCTATGCCGATTACTCTGACCCGGATGTCATCCGTGTGGGAGAAGACTTTTTCATGACGGCTTCAAGCTTTACGCACATACCGGGTCTGCCGATTCTTCATTCCCGCGATTTGGTGAACTGGCGCATCGTCAATCATGCCCTGCCCCGGCTGGAGCTTCCTGGCTACGACAAGGTGCAGCATGGCAAAGGCGTATGGGCTCCAAGCCTGCGGTATCATGAGGGCCAGTTCTGGATCTTCTACGCCACACCCGATGAAGGTATCTTCATGACGAAGGCGGATGATCCGTTCGGAGCCTGGGAACCGCCGCATTTGCTGAAGGCTGCCAAAGGATGGATTGACCCCTGCCCCTTCTGGGATGAAGACGGGCAAGCCTATCTGGTCCATGCCTACGCCCACAGCCGTTCCGGCCTGAAGCATATTCTGAACCTGTGCAGGATGTCCCCTGACGGCACAACATTGCTTGACGACGGCACAATCATTGTGGACGGAACGGTAAAGCATCCCACGCTGGAAGGCCCAAAAATGTATAAAAGAAACGGCTATTATTATATCTTTGCACCAGCAGGAGGGGTTCCGACAGGCTGGCAGGCGGTCTTCCGCTCCAAATCCATTTATGGTCCCTATGAAGATAAAATTGTCCTCCAGCAAGGAGAGACCCCGGTGAACGGCCCTCATCAGGGCGGATGGGTCGAGCTGGCCTCCGGTGAGTCCTGGTTCATTCATTTTCAGGATAAAGGCGCTTACGGGCGGATCACCCATCTGCAGCCCATGGAATGGCGCGAAGATTGGCCCGTGATGGGCCGGCTTGCGCCGGACCGGGAGGTCGGGGAGCCTGTAGAGCTCTGGAAGAAGCCTGACGCCGCAGCGGGAGATGTGTGCATTCCGCAGACTTCAGATGATTTCTGCGGGACTGCGCTCGGCTTGCAGTGGCAATGGCAGGCCAACCCCGCTCCCGGTTGGCATCGCCTGATCCCCGGCGGCGGCTTGAGGCTGAATGCCGCTCCTCTTCCAAGGGACTGCCGGACGTTGTATGACACACCGCAGCTGCTTATGCAGAAGCTGGCTGCGCCCGCTTTTACAGCTACCGTCAAAATCACTCCACGCTTCTCCTCCTGCGGTGAACGCGCGGGACTGGTCGTCTTGGGACACCGGGCGTTCTGCATCGCGTTGTCCCTTGACCCGGCCGGAGATCTCTGGCTGGCCCGATACGAGAGCGGTACTGCGGATGATCCCGGCCGAAAGGACCTGGATATCAAAATCTCCGCGATTCGTATCCAGACAGAGTCCCTGTATCTCAGGGCCAGTTTTGAAGAAGCTAACGGCTGCCGTTTCAGCTTTAGCCCGGAGGGTTCCGATTTCACCGAGTTTGGCAGCCCCTTCAGGTTAGAGGAAGGACAATGGGTTGGAGCCAAGGTTGGCTTATTTGCCCTCTCCCTGACGCCGGGTGAACCACAAGGCTATGCGGACTTTGAGAGATATACGATTTCATAA
- a CDS encoding MFS transporter: MRENLDKQFSFTSLKWFNFFLYGTVVLFTSFFPLYLQEVGMNKLEIGSLMSVGALVSIIANPFWGIWTDRYQNIRRIVLLMLTGTLVLSQVVFQANTYEMIYASILFFYFFQGPLFAESNTMILSYIDGTKHRFSSFRLWGSLGWAFTAILAGPVIEWAGVSVLSYLFAALLCAAMISLIVLPRLDHSIGIAPLPFKGFRQIFYNAFFLSFIFFGILVSIPNTMNNTFVSLYITELGGSKTMIGLAVFLSSILEVAVLVLCDRYLKRSIPVLLGWLALVSALFVLRWLLMADATTPLQVAFIQILHCVTFGGFFYVGTRLTMLLVPKPYRSSGQALYTLTWSGISGIMGGVLGGWLYQYLGAQSMYQSGVFLSLIGTLGFGAMWLLVSRGGYHPQDGHPEEEWNEIELNR, encoded by the coding sequence TTGCGGGAGAACCTTGATAAACAGTTTTCCTTCACCTCATTGAAGTGGTTCAACTTCTTCTTGTATGGAACGGTCGTTCTCTTCACCAGCTTCTTTCCCCTTTATCTGCAGGAAGTGGGAATGAACAAGCTGGAGATCGGGAGCCTAATGTCGGTCGGGGCGCTTGTCTCCATTATTGCCAATCCCTTCTGGGGCATCTGGACCGACCGGTATCAGAATATCCGGCGGATTGTCCTGCTGATGCTCACAGGCACGCTGGTATTATCCCAGGTCGTATTCCAGGCAAATACATATGAAATGATCTATGCTTCCATATTGTTTTTTTATTTCTTTCAGGGACCGCTGTTTGCCGAGAGCAATACCATGATCCTGAGCTACATTGACGGTACCAAGCACCGCTTCAGCTCTTTCCGGCTATGGGGATCGCTGGGCTGGGCCTTTACCGCAATCCTGGCCGGACCTGTGATTGAGTGGGCCGGTGTATCCGTGCTCTCCTATCTGTTTGCGGCGCTGCTCTGTGCAGCCATGATCTCGCTGATTGTCCTGCCCAGACTCGACCATTCCATCGGGATTGCGCCGCTGCCGTTCAAGGGCTTCCGCCAGATCTTTTATAATGCCTTTTTTCTGAGCTTCATCTTCTTTGGCATTCTGGTTTCGATCCCCAATACAATGAACAATACCTTCGTGTCCCTGTACATTACAGAGCTTGGAGGCAGCAAGACCATGATCGGTCTGGCGGTGTTTCTCTCCTCGATTCTGGAGGTGGCTGTTCTTGTCCTGTGCGACCGTTACCTGAAACGCAGCATTCCGGTGCTGCTTGGCTGGCTCGCCCTGGTCAGCGCACTGTTCGTCTTGCGCTGGCTGCTGATGGCCGATGCAACAACTCCGCTGCAGGTGGCCTTTATTCAAATTCTGCATTGCGTTACGTTCGGCGGGTTCTTCTATGTCGGCACCCGGCTGACCATGCTGCTGGTTCCGAAGCCTTACCGTTCCTCGGGACAAGCGCTGTATACCCTGACTTGGAGCGGGATCTCGGGGATTATGGGCGGCGTTCTCGGCGGCTGGCTGTATCAGTATCTCGGCGCGCAGAGCATGTACCAGTCCGGAGTCTTTCTATCGCTGATTGGGACTTTGGGGTTCGGTGCCATGTGGCTGCTCGTCAGCCGTGGCGGCTATCACCCCCAGGACGGGCATCCGGAAGAAGAGTGGAATGAAATTGAGCTGAACCGTTGA
- a CDS encoding glutamine--tRNA ligase/YqeY domain fusion protein — MENRGTPSNFIKNVITEDLSSGKVKEVVTRFPPEPNGYLHIGHAKAIWINFTLADEFGGRTHLRFDDTNPLKEDTEYVNSIQEDVKWLGYEWDELRFASDYFGEMYERAELLIQKGKAYVDDLTAEQIREYRGTLTEPGVNSPYRERTIEENLDLFRRMRAGEFKDGEKVLRAKIDMSSPNINLRDPVIYRISHSHHHNTGDAWCIYPMYTFAHPLEDAIEHVTHSLCSLEFEDQRPFYDWVVAECDMPASPHQYEFGRLNLAQTVTSKRKLKLLVDEGHVDGWDDPRMPTISGLRRRGYTPEAIRSFVHETGISKSQGLVDLQMLEHFIREDLKLTVPRTMSVLRPLKVVITNYPEGQTEWFEIENNVENEAMGTRQIPFSREIYIERDDFMENPPNKYFRLFPGNEVRLKNAYFIKCTDFIKDENGEVVELHCTYDPETKSGSGFTGRKVKGTLHWVDAGQAVPAEFRLYEPLISAEEADQEAEVEGMEPTTDKPEPSFLDQLNPKSIEILHGFVEPGLKDSVPQDKFQFFRHGYFNVDSRYSTPGHPVFNLIVSLKSSFQPAK, encoded by the coding sequence GTGGAGAACCGTGGAACACCCTCCAATTTCATTAAGAATGTCATTACCGAAGACCTGAGCTCGGGAAAAGTAAAGGAAGTGGTGACCCGCTTTCCGCCGGAGCCTAACGGTTATTTACATATCGGGCATGCCAAAGCGATCTGGATTAACTTCACCCTGGCAGATGAATTCGGCGGCAGGACACATCTCAGATTCGACGATACCAATCCGCTCAAAGAGGATACGGAATATGTAAACTCTATACAAGAGGATGTAAAGTGGCTCGGCTATGAATGGGATGAGCTACGGTTTGCCTCGGATTATTTTGGGGAAATGTATGAACGGGCAGAACTGCTGATTCAAAAAGGAAAGGCTTACGTCGATGACCTGACGGCTGAGCAAATCCGTGAATACCGCGGTACACTGACCGAGCCGGGGGTGAACAGCCCGTACCGGGAGCGCACCATCGAAGAGAATCTGGATCTGTTCCGCCGGATGCGTGCAGGAGAATTCAAGGATGGCGAAAAGGTGCTGCGGGCCAAAATCGACATGTCCTCCCCGAATATCAACCTGCGTGATCCGGTCATTTACCGGATTTCCCATTCCCATCATCATAATACGGGTGATGCTTGGTGCATCTATCCGATGTATACTTTTGCTCATCCGCTTGAGGATGCCATCGAGCACGTAACGCACTCCCTCTGTTCCCTGGAGTTTGAGGATCAGCGTCCGTTCTACGACTGGGTGGTAGCCGAGTGTGATATGCCGGCTTCGCCGCATCAATATGAATTCGGGCGGCTCAATCTCGCGCAGACGGTCACCAGCAAGCGCAAGCTGAAGCTGCTCGTGGATGAAGGCCATGTCGATGGCTGGGACGATCCGCGCATGCCGACGATCTCCGGGCTTCGCCGCCGTGGATATACACCGGAAGCCATTCGCAGTTTCGTGCATGAGACCGGCATTTCCAAAAGCCAGGGGCTGGTGGATCTGCAGATGCTGGAGCATTTCATCCGTGAGGACCTTAAGCTGACGGTTCCCCGGACAATGTCGGTGCTGCGGCCGCTGAAGGTGGTTATCACCAACTATCCGGAAGGCCAAACGGAATGGTTCGAAATTGAGAATAATGTGGAGAATGAAGCTATGGGCACCCGCCAGATTCCATTTTCCCGCGAAATCTATATTGAACGCGACGACTTCATGGAGAACCCGCCGAACAAATATTTCCGTCTGTTCCCCGGCAATGAGGTGCGCCTGAAGAATGCCTATTTCATCAAGTGTACGGATTTCATCAAGGACGAGAACGGCGAGGTTGTGGAGCTTCACTGCACTTATGATCCGGAGACCAAAAGCGGCAGCGGCTTCACCGGCCGCAAGGTTAAGGGAACATTGCACTGGGTGGATGCCGGCCAGGCCGTACCGGCGGAATTCCGCCTCTATGAGCCGCTGATTTCCGCTGAGGAGGCCGATCAGGAGGCTGAAGTCGAGGGCATGGAGCCTACTACTGATAAGCCCGAGCCTAGTTTTCTTGACCAGTTGAATCCGAAATCAATCGAGATTCTGCATGGTTTTGTGGAGCCGGGACTGAAGGACAGCGTGCCGCAGGACAAGTTCCAGTTCTTCCGTCATGGATACTTCAACGTGGACAGCAGATATTCCACACCGGGGCATCCGGTGTTCAATCTTATCGTTTCTCTAAAAAGCTCATTCCAGCCTGCCAAATAA
- a CDS encoding DUF2164 domain-containing protein, with amino-acid sequence MKPIKLPKEQRDTITENIRAYFEAERGESIGHLAADSLLEFFLQELGPAIYNGALGDCRTLVGQRMQSLEDDIYALEWKKR; translated from the coding sequence ATGAAGCCAATCAAGCTGCCCAAAGAGCAGCGGGATACCATTACCGAGAATATCCGGGCCTACTTCGAAGCCGAACGGGGAGAGAGCATCGGCCATCTGGCGGCGGACAGCCTGCTGGAATTTTTCCTGCAGGAGCTCGGACCGGCGATTTATAACGGAGCGCTGGGCGACTGCCGCACACTGGTAGGCCAGCGCATGCAATCACTGGAGGACGACATTTACGCACTGGAATGGAAAAAACGTTAA
- a CDS encoding GNAT family N-acetyltransferase: MFNYVIDEELTLKLLMPEHARHMFALVERSRARLRQWLPWVDGVTEQAHLETFIKNSVKQGSENGGFSAGLWVREELAGIIGYHEIDWHNRSVGIGYWLGEGYEGKGYMTSACRVFVDYALLEMDLNRVEIRCATGNRTSRAIPERLGFVFEGVIRQAEKLPSGYMNHAVYGLLRSEWKLLG, encoded by the coding sequence ATGTTTAATTATGTCATTGACGAAGAGCTTACGCTGAAGCTGTTGATGCCTGAGCACGCACGCCATATGTTCGCGCTGGTGGAGCGCTCGCGCGCCCGGCTCAGACAGTGGCTGCCTTGGGTAGACGGTGTTACGGAGCAGGCTCATTTGGAGACTTTTATCAAAAATTCAGTCAAACAGGGCAGTGAGAACGGCGGCTTCTCTGCCGGACTGTGGGTGCGGGAAGAACTGGCCGGCATTATCGGATACCACGAAATTGACTGGCACAACCGCTCGGTCGGCATCGGCTACTGGCTCGGCGAAGGCTATGAGGGTAAAGGCTACATGACCAGTGCCTGCCGGGTCTTCGTGGACTATGCACTGCTTGAAATGGATCTGAACCGTGTTGAAATCCGCTGCGCTACCGGCAACCGGACGAGCCGGGCGATTCCTGAACGCCTGGGCTTCGTGTTCGAAGGCGTGATCCGCCAAGCAGAAAAGCTTCCGTCCGGCTACATGAATCACGCTGTCTACGGGCTGCTGCGCAGTGAGTGGAAGCTGCTGGGCTGA
- a CDS encoding MOSC domain-containing protein, translating into MEVISLNVGKPKTVDYRGKPLETGIYKMPAPGKVQLHLEGFDGDGQADLVNHGGADKAVCVYPIEHYAYWEQWLGKKLEYSAFGENITASGLLETEVCIGDVYEIGTTLLQVSQPRFPCYKLAQKHGPADMPAQVLKTGYSGFYFRVLREGQIAAGDSIIKQESGEGSFPIKQVLYLMEHGRKDKTGLAELAALETLSAVTREKFRGWLDTAER; encoded by the coding sequence ATGGAAGTCATCTCGCTTAATGTAGGCAAGCCCAAGACCGTCGATTACCGGGGCAAGCCGCTGGAGACAGGCATCTACAAAATGCCCGCACCCGGTAAGGTGCAGCTTCATCTGGAAGGGTTCGACGGGGACGGGCAAGCGGACCTTGTGAACCACGGCGGTGCGGACAAAGCAGTGTGTGTCTATCCCATTGAGCATTATGCCTATTGGGAGCAATGGCTTGGCAAGAAACTGGAATATTCGGCCTTTGGCGAGAATATAACGGCCAGCGGCCTGCTGGAGACGGAAGTGTGCATCGGGGATGTGTATGAGATCGGCACAACACTGCTGCAGGTCAGCCAGCCGCGTTTTCCATGCTATAAGCTGGCGCAAAAACACGGCCCCGCGGATATGCCGGCACAGGTGCTGAAAACCGGGTACAGCGGTTTCTATTTCCGTGTGCTGCGCGAGGGCCAGATTGCCGCTGGCGACTCAATCATCAAGCAGGAAAGCGGCGAAGGAAGCTTCCCGATCAAGCAGGTGCTCTATCTGATGGAGCACGGACGCAAGGACAAGACAGGCTTGGCGGAGCTGGCCGCGCTTGAGACCTTGTCCGCTGTCACCCGGGAGAAGTTTCGGGGCTGGCTGGATACGGCGGAGAGATAA
- a CDS encoding GNAT family N-acetyltransferase, whose product MPQLNRDALTIRPSEIKDARELIVLDNMIWTEDTSPGPLMWRSREDYLMHAPPGSQLVALKDGELCGYVGFGCPSGMESNRHVCEVNIAVHPKFQRMGIGRQLIEAIKSHAAENGIRKLRLRVLSCNKPALAFYRKCGFVEEGRLREEFFLGGRYVDEVFMSCMLTGGKEDGSHLA is encoded by the coding sequence ATGCCACAACTGAACAGGGATGCCTTAACGATCCGTCCCTCGGAAATCAAGGATGCCCGGGAGCTGATTGTACTTGATAATATGATCTGGACTGAGGATACATCACCCGGTCCGTTAATGTGGCGCTCACGGGAGGATTATCTAATGCATGCCCCTCCCGGTTCACAGCTGGTCGCTCTGAAGGATGGGGAACTGTGCGGCTATGTCGGCTTTGGCTGTCCCAGTGGTATGGAGAGCAACCGTCATGTGTGCGAGGTCAACATCGCCGTTCACCCGAAGTTTCAGCGAATGGGCATTGGCAGACAGCTGATCGAAGCGATCAAAAGCCATGCGGCGGAGAACGGCATCCGCAAACTGCGGCTGCGTGTGCTGTCCTGCAACAAACCTGCGCTTGCGTTCTACCGCAAATGCGGATTTGTGGAGGAGGGCCGTCTGCGCGAGGAGTTTTTTCTTGGCGGGCGTTACGTTGATGAGGTATTTATGAGCTGCATGCTGACAGGAGGGAAAGAGGATGGAAGTCATCTCGCTTAA
- a CDS encoding MFS transporter: MKFLQAYPKEIKVFLIASLINATGSALMWPLVTMYVFDELGRSMKDAGFVLLIQALGGIAGQLLGGSLYHKVGVNRLIVGALALTALSLFSIPAASSNWHLFIILMGLFGLFNSLSLPAIQAFVGFRFAEQRAELFNIIYVCNNIGVALGTSLSGFLGNYMLSFVLNGVTSAVFAVFFFFYLRKVGTASPHEQTRRKQPQPAQSGWRLMGQIRIYLFMSIGSMFLLIGNSIWNTGVSPFIISEGWPKQTYGFLWTLNGILIFAAQPLVSLIKRWFAATSTAQMTASAVFYLSGYAVILLMPSYAGLFLAMLLATLGEMLISPAMPSFISDHADRNAPFYLGLSGGIGAIGRVIGPYLMGVQFDNGGLAPTGWLACGMAVLSVGFFGLHAYINRSARTLGRNTA; the protein is encoded by the coding sequence ATGAAGTTTTTGCAAGCCTATCCTAAGGAAATCAAAGTATTTCTGATTGCCAGCCTGATTAACGCAACCGGCAGCGCACTGATGTGGCCGCTCGTGACTATGTACGTATTCGATGAGCTTGGCCGGAGTATGAAGGATGCCGGCTTCGTTCTGCTGATTCAGGCGCTCGGGGGGATTGCCGGCCAGCTGCTGGGCGGTTCGCTCTATCATAAGGTCGGTGTCAACCGGCTGATTGTGGGAGCCTTGGCCCTAACGGCCCTGTCCTTGTTCTCCATTCCGGCGGCAAGCAGCAACTGGCATTTGTTTATTATTTTAATGGGATTATTTGGACTGTTTAATTCGCTGTCGCTGCCGGCCATCCAGGCATTTGTCGGTTTCCGGTTTGCCGAGCAGCGTGCAGAGCTGTTTAATATCATCTATGTTTGCAACAATATAGGAGTAGCACTGGGAACGTCGCTGAGCGGATTTTTGGGCAATTATATGCTGAGCTTTGTGCTAAACGGTGTAACTTCGGCTGTATTTGCTGTTTTTTTCTTTTTTTATTTGCGCAAAGTAGGGACAGCTTCACCTCACGAACAGACCCGGAGAAAGCAGCCGCAGCCCGCACAATCCGGCTGGAGGCTTATGGGTCAGATACGGATTTATCTGTTCATGTCCATTGGCTCCATGTTTCTGCTGATCGGCAATTCAATCTGGAATACCGGTGTGTCGCCGTTTATTATCTCAGAAGGCTGGCCGAAGCAGACTTACGGGTTTCTGTGGACGCTGAACGGGATTCTGATCTTTGCCGCGCAGCCGCTGGTCAGTCTGATCAAACGCTGGTTCGCAGCAACCTCAACGGCGCAAATGACGGCCAGTGCCGTCTTTTATTTGAGTGGTTATGCGGTGATTCTGCTCATGCCAAGCTATGCCGGCTTGTTTCTGGCGATGCTGCTGGCGACACTGGGGGAGATGCTGATCTCTCCGGCAATGCCTTCATTTATTTCGGACCATGCAGACCGCAATGCGCCGTTCTATCTGGGGCTGAGCGGCGGCATTGGCGCAATCGGCAGAGTGATCGGGCCTTATCTGATGGGCGTCCAGTTCGACAATGGAGGTCTAGCCCCGACGGGGTGGCTGGCATGCGGGATGGCTGTGCTGTCGGTGGGATTCTTTGGGTTACATGCATACATCAACCGCTCCGCCCGTACACTGGGACGGAATACGGCATGA